A portion of the Bdellovibrio bacteriovorus genome contains these proteins:
- a CDS encoding OmpA family protein: protein MRAYVIAAAALSLALSACVSKSKHQTEMDSLKAEIQKEKTEVQSLNAEKAKLQDTLIASAKDRGQLKTSLDEMKKAMAEMRERQAEQRKRLKEFEDLTARFKKLADTGALTVQIIDGKMVVSLGSDVLFGSGSAKLSAAGMEAIKEVTNQLKNIPDKRYQIEGHTDNVPIATAVFPSNWELASARALNVTRAMIDAGMPANRVSAASYGDTSPVKPNDTPEGKAANRRIAIVVVPDLSTMPGYDELNKMGSSN, encoded by the coding sequence ATGCGAGCATATGTAATTGCGGCGGCGGCTTTATCTTTGGCCTTGAGCGCCTGCGTTTCTAAATCAAAACATCAAACTGAGATGGATTCCTTAAAGGCGGAAATCCAAAAGGAAAAAACTGAAGTTCAATCTTTGAACGCGGAAAAAGCAAAGCTACAAGACACATTGATCGCTTCAGCCAAAGATCGCGGACAGCTTAAAACGTCTTTAGATGAAATGAAAAAAGCAATGGCGGAAATGCGTGAACGCCAAGCCGAACAAAGAAAACGACTCAAAGAATTCGAAGATTTAACAGCTCGTTTCAAAAAATTGGCTGATACGGGTGCTTTAACCGTTCAAATCATCGATGGAAAAATGGTTGTAAGCTTGGGTTCTGACGTTCTTTTCGGTTCTGGTTCAGCAAAACTTTCAGCTGCCGGTATGGAAGCAATCAAAGAAGTCACCAATCAGCTTAAAAACATCCCCGATAAACGTTACCAAATCGAAGGTCATACAGACAATGTACCTATCGCGACAGCTGTTTTCCCATCTAACTGGGAGCTTGCATCCGCGCGTGCTTTAAATGTAACGCGCGCGATGATTGATGCGGGAATGCCAGCAAACCGCGTGAGTGCGGCAAGTTATGGTGATACAAGTCCAGTAAAACCAAATGATACACCAGAAGGTAAAGCGGCCAACCGTCGCATTGCGATTGTGGTAGTACCGGATCTTTCAACGATGCCAGGTTATGATGAATTAAATAAAATGGGTTCGTCGAACTAA
- a CDS encoding transglutaminaseTgpA domain-containing protein codes for MNRSFYGNKVLSYSFLTAMIMVAVEVSPVIGIFCAFLMGWKWVVEKRGWRPLSRRWTGILSILALIQVLVQFRTIVGQEPAYTFLLALSALRVMDYKTDRDHRFIVLLGFLLISIKALFSLDIYWIVPSVFAFAGLWYSLLPPAYPQRLRLTIKMFILSMPLAMFMFFAFPRFVLPWAMSRGASQQAEVGFSDEISPGRVADIASTNAMAFRARLHNLPLFITSDMYWRGSVLNVSKGLSWSPGRAAGLNHLQKIEDLPSYDVAIEATSQRYIFALEGTRIVRSEFGGIVPLEQDVFRSTRILSKATVYVGFWDKDYINREQPTDQDLQTPPLRGKVREWVDAVNGKKLNTKGRLAEIKNLFSETGFFYTIAPGTYGPNDLEEFLFTRKRGFCEHYAGAYASLARGLGIPARVVIGYQGGRYNPWGDFWRISQKDAHAWAEVFVDGHWQRVDPTAWVAPLRLSIGAEEFFNLSEEDQKAFAKSANWRPTWANSTMIWDQITLWAEDLNYQWTYFLIDFDRGSQKNFWQNLLEQRGPLILFLIAVALFVYVAVRHRFRKAKKLSPSQKLLLEIEQWGLSKNLKRESQQPPLIYFEKISEAYPQLKPVLEKIGHSYDRHVYAEDLTAGEDIGSLRTEWKEEIKKGPF; via the coding sequence ATGAACCGCTCTTTTTACGGCAATAAAGTTTTATCTTATTCATTTCTTACAGCGATGATTATGGTGGCAGTGGAAGTTTCACCCGTTATTGGAATATTCTGCGCGTTTTTAATGGGCTGGAAATGGGTGGTTGAAAAACGCGGATGGAGGCCCCTTTCGCGTCGGTGGACCGGAATTTTAAGTATACTGGCCTTGATACAAGTGCTTGTGCAGTTTCGTACTATTGTCGGACAAGAACCGGCTTATACATTTTTGTTAGCGCTGTCTGCTTTGCGGGTTATGGATTATAAAACAGATAGAGATCATCGTTTTATCGTCTTGCTTGGTTTTTTGCTAATTTCAATTAAGGCTTTGTTCAGCTTAGATATCTACTGGATCGTACCTTCCGTTTTTGCATTTGCGGGGCTGTGGTATTCGTTATTGCCGCCAGCTTATCCGCAGCGTCTGCGGTTGACGATTAAGATGTTTATCTTATCGATGCCTTTGGCGATGTTCATGTTTTTTGCGTTTCCAAGATTTGTACTTCCGTGGGCGATGTCACGCGGAGCTTCCCAACAGGCCGAGGTCGGATTTTCTGACGAGATAAGCCCTGGACGAGTGGCAGACATTGCAAGCACGAATGCGATGGCATTTCGCGCGCGCTTGCACAATCTTCCACTGTTCATAACATCTGATATGTACTGGCGTGGTTCGGTATTAAATGTATCTAAAGGTCTTAGTTGGAGTCCGGGACGGGCCGCAGGACTTAATCACTTACAAAAAATTGAAGATTTACCAAGTTATGATGTGGCGATTGAAGCTACATCGCAAAGATATATTTTTGCTTTAGAAGGCACGCGGATTGTGCGCAGTGAGTTCGGCGGAATAGTTCCATTAGAACAAGATGTTTTTAGATCAACAAGAATTCTTTCAAAGGCCACAGTGTACGTGGGTTTTTGGGATAAGGACTATATCAATCGTGAGCAACCCACAGATCAAGACTTACAAACACCCCCATTGCGCGGAAAAGTGCGGGAGTGGGTTGACGCCGTTAACGGTAAAAAATTAAATACCAAAGGGCGTTTGGCCGAGATCAAAAATCTTTTTTCTGAAACCGGATTTTTTTATACAATCGCGCCGGGCACCTATGGACCGAATGATTTAGAAGAGTTTCTGTTTACCAGAAAGCGCGGCTTTTGTGAACACTATGCCGGGGCGTATGCTTCTTTGGCTCGAGGCTTGGGCATTCCCGCACGGGTGGTCATCGGATATCAGGGTGGCAGATATAATCCCTGGGGAGATTTTTGGAGGATATCGCAAAAGGATGCTCACGCGTGGGCAGAGGTTTTTGTTGATGGCCACTGGCAACGGGTTGATCCGACAGCGTGGGTGGCACCGTTAAGACTTTCCATTGGGGCAGAAGAATTTTTTAATCTTTCAGAAGAAGACCAAAAGGCATTTGCGAAATCGGCGAACTGGCGTCCGACATGGGCCAACTCTACGATGATTTGGGATCAAATAACCCTTTGGGCGGAGGATCTGAATTATCAGTGGACTTATTTCTTGATTGATTTTGATCGTGGCAGTCAGAAAAACTTTTGGCAGAATCTTTTAGAACAAAGGGGACCGCTGATTTTATTTCTGATAGCCGTGGCGTTGTTCGTTTACGTGGCTGTTCGCCACCGCTTCCGAAAAGCAAAGAAACTTTCGCCCTCGCAAAAACTGCTTTTAGAAATTGAACAATGGGGTTTATCTAAAAACCTTAAGCGTGAATCCCAACAGCCGCCCTTGATTTATTTTGAAAAGATCTCTGAAGCCTATCCACAGCTTAAGCCGGTATTAGAAAAAATTGGTCATTCCTATGATCGTCATGTTTACGCTGAAGACTTAACTGCAGGTGAGGATATAGGAAGCCTGCGCACGGAATGGAAAGAGGAAATAAAAAAGGGTCCTTTTTAG
- a CDS encoding DUF58 domain-containing protein, whose translation MASNEAASGHTNFKSRRPFLSSPQVRTYILPTGFGYAFGAVAIILFFLAVGYANNLIYIFLFFLISVALTGMIITNRNTDGVEIGKIEPKSSFAEEPASVLVSLKNRRTSKLWELELFFQRNPEMAFKEVLNESIEEYIEVPFSSKKRGEIQLPRLILQSRFPVGLFRAWKAYKKTPLILIYPARRGDPRFPLSSSAPEGIQNLGLFRDHRIYQSSDPVRRIDWRASARRQDLLVKNFEEGEKPSLKFHWEQTASLENFEARLSQLALWIDEAEKHGHEYSLEFGTFKTAFSKGPGQHKNCLEILARAKEGVV comes from the coding sequence ATGGCATCAAACGAGGCCGCGAGTGGGCATACCAACTTCAAAAGTCGACGGCCGTTCCTGTCTAGTCCCCAAGTCAGAACCTACATTTTACCGACAGGCTTTGGTTATGCCTTTGGTGCGGTGGCGATCATATTATTTTTTTTGGCTGTCGGTTATGCCAACAACTTGATTTATATATTTCTTTTCTTCCTGATTTCCGTTGCCCTCACAGGAATGATTATCACCAACCGAAATACGGATGGCGTTGAAATTGGAAAAATCGAACCGAAATCATCTTTTGCCGAAGAACCCGCATCCGTTTTAGTGTCCTTAAAAAATCGAAGGACCTCGAAGCTTTGGGAGCTCGAACTTTTCTTTCAACGAAATCCGGAAATGGCGTTTAAAGAAGTTCTAAATGAATCAATCGAAGAATATATCGAAGTTCCATTTAGCTCCAAAAAACGGGGCGAAATTCAACTGCCACGTTTAATATTACAAAGTCGTTTTCCCGTAGGGCTTTTTCGCGCGTGGAAAGCGTACAAAAAGACGCCCCTCATTTTGATCTACCCCGCTCGCAGGGGTGATCCCCGCTTTCCCCTAAGCTCTAGCGCGCCGGAAGGAATCCAGAACCTAGGGCTGTTTCGAGATCATCGTATTTATCAAAGCTCGGATCCGGTACGTCGAATTGATTGGCGAGCCAGCGCTCGCAGACAAGATTTATTGGTCAAAAATTTTGAGGAAGGCGAGAAGCCTTCGCTGAAATTCCATTGGGAGCAAACGGCGTCGCTAGAAAACTTTGAAGCACGCCTTTCGCAGTTAGCGTTATGGATTGATGAGGCTGAAAAGCATGGCCACGAATACTCGTTAGAATTCGGCACATTTAAGACCGCATTTTCTAAGGGACCGGGACAGCACAAAAACTGTCTTGAAATTTTAGCGCGCGCCAAAGAAGGAGTGGTTTGA
- a CDS encoding AAA family ATPase, translated as MNHKFQALISEASKIVLDKEAEVRLAVTCLLAGGHLLIEDLPGVGKTTLVQVLGRLIGLKTRRVQFTIDLLPADVIGGQVYHPQEQKFHFHPGPLFSQLVMADELNRASPRTQSALLQAMEEGEVSVDGINHVLPKPFYVIATQNPHQQTGTFPLPESQLDRFLMSLELNHAQKETEVKIFQGEDPRQQLQKIEALFNEQEVEKLIKEVEKVKVSTIVAQYVGDLLEISRKPGFEGNPLSTRAGLALTRAAKAWAIMDGRDYVRPEDVQSVLIPVLGHRLGGNHGIKRGREWAYQLQKSTAVPV; from the coding sequence ATGAATCATAAATTCCAAGCTCTTATTTCTGAAGCCTCAAAGATTGTTCTAGATAAAGAAGCGGAAGTTCGTTTGGCCGTTACCTGTCTTTTGGCAGGTGGACACTTGCTTATCGAAGATTTGCCAGGTGTGGGTAAAACCACATTAGTGCAAGTGTTAGGGCGCTTGATTGGATTAAAAACACGACGAGTCCAATTCACGATTGATTTGCTTCCGGCTGATGTCATTGGCGGACAAGTGTATCATCCTCAGGAACAGAAATTTCATTTTCATCCAGGCCCTTTATTTTCGCAGCTAGTGATGGCAGATGAACTCAATCGTGCCAGTCCGCGCACGCAAAGCGCGCTGCTGCAGGCAATGGAAGAAGGCGAAGTTTCTGTAGACGGTATTAATCACGTTCTGCCTAAGCCCTTTTATGTGATTGCAACACAAAATCCGCATCAGCAAACGGGAACATTCCCACTTCCGGAGAGTCAGTTAGATCGTTTTTTAATGAGCTTAGAGTTAAACCACGCGCAAAAAGAAACAGAGGTTAAAATCTTCCAAGGTGAAGATCCTCGCCAGCAGTTACAGAAAATTGAAGCGTTATTCAACGAACAAGAAGTTGAAAAGCTCATTAAAGAAGTCGAAAAGGTGAAAGTCTCTACGATCGTGGCACAATATGTTGGGGATCTTTTGGAAATAAGCCGCAAACCCGGCTTTGAAGGAAATCCTTTGTCGACGCGTGCGGGCCTAGCCCTTACCCGAGCGGCCAAAGCTTGGGCCATCATGGATGGACGGGATTATGTCCGGCCTGAGGATGTGCAAAGTGTTTTAATTCCAGTATTGGGTCATCGCTTAGGAGGTAACCATGGCATCAAACGAGGCCGCGAGTGGGCATACCAACTTCAAAAGTCGACGGCCGTTCCTGTCTAG
- a CDS encoding NADH-quinone oxidoreductase subunit N, protein MKIDIGLSDILLISPMIALFLASLIPITVKVLRGNKEQPAIATLSQAILGLVVSIGLLIVFGGAGKTAFNNGLIFDGVTQWLGVIALASAGAAIIMMYENPSTKGRQFSELIFLALSSAIGMLILVSAVDLLMVFIGLEMMSLSLYLMIAMSHEEKLSKEAALKYFVLGSFASAIFLYGTAFIFGSTGGTNILNFMEVAPDLIQTSRLFLFGITFVILGFCFKVSIAPFHAWTPDVYQGSPTPHTALMATAVKAVSFAAFLRIIATKSLIGSEHLFDMLQWLAVITMILGNTAAILQNNFKRMIAYSSVAHSGYLLVGVITAGVSDNSAFGASGVIFYLLSYGLMTLGAFAIASMLERSENHIVNIDDLAGFAKQRPMLALCLTVFLLSLAGVPPTLGFFGKFYLFNAAIGEGLLWLAIWGMLSSVIAVYYYLRPIVVMYMREGNAEIAGHSLNATTVTAVVMALAITLMGFVSGPIFTAVEASLLR, encoded by the coding sequence ATGAAAATCGATATCGGACTTAGTGACATCCTGCTTATTTCGCCAATGATTGCGCTTTTCTTGGCAAGCTTGATTCCGATCACAGTAAAAGTTTTGCGCGGAAATAAAGAGCAACCAGCGATTGCAACACTTTCACAAGCGATCTTGGGTCTGGTTGTTTCTATCGGTCTTTTGATTGTATTTGGTGGCGCGGGTAAGACAGCTTTTAATAATGGCCTTATCTTTGACGGCGTGACTCAGTGGTTGGGCGTAATTGCTTTGGCTTCTGCTGGTGCGGCGATCATCATGATGTACGAAAATCCGTCTACTAAGGGCCGACAGTTCTCTGAATTGATCTTCTTAGCTTTAAGCTCTGCCATCGGGATGTTGATCCTAGTATCCGCGGTAGATCTTTTAATGGTCTTTATCGGCTTAGAGATGATGTCGTTGTCTCTTTATTTGATGATCGCGATGAGCCATGAAGAGAAGCTTTCAAAAGAAGCTGCTTTAAAGTACTTCGTACTTGGTTCATTTGCTTCAGCAATTTTCCTTTACGGAACGGCGTTTATTTTCGGATCGACGGGTGGAACAAACATCCTTAACTTCATGGAAGTAGCGCCAGATCTTATCCAAACAAGTCGTTTGTTTTTGTTTGGTATCACTTTTGTGATTCTGGGCTTCTGCTTTAAGGTTTCAATTGCTCCGTTTCATGCGTGGACTCCGGATGTTTACCAAGGATCGCCAACTCCACACACCGCTCTTATGGCGACAGCGGTAAAGGCCGTTTCTTTTGCGGCATTTTTAAGAATTATCGCGACAAAATCGTTGATCGGTTCAGAGCACCTATTTGACATGCTTCAATGGTTGGCTGTTATCACGATGATCTTGGGTAACACGGCAGCGATTCTTCAAAACAACTTTAAACGTATGATTGCATACTCGTCAGTGGCTCACTCTGGTTATCTTTTAGTGGGAGTTATCACGGCAGGTGTTAGCGACAACTCAGCATTCGGAGCTTCAGGAGTGATCTTTTACCTTCTAAGCTATGGCCTTATGACTTTGGGTGCTTTTGCGATTGCAAGCATGCTTGAAAGATCTGAAAACCACATTGTAAACATCGACGATCTTGCGGGTTTTGCAAAACAGCGTCCAATGTTGGCATTGTGCTTAACGGTTTTCTTGCTATCTTTGGCGGGGGTTCCACCCACCTTAGGCTTCTTTGGTAAGTTCTATCTTTTCAACGCGGCTATTGGCGAAGGTCTTTTATGGCTAGCGATCTGGGGTATGTTAAGTTCCGTTATTGCGGTTTATTACTATCTTCGTCCGATCGTTGTTATGTACATGCGTGAAGGCAATGCAGAGATTGCGGGACATTCACTCAATGCCACAACAGTCACAGCGGTAGTGATGGCTTTAGCTATCACGTTGATGGGCTTTGTATCGGGTCCAATCTTTACGGCGGTCGAAGCATCCCTATTAAGATAA
- a CDS encoding complex I subunit 4 family protein, with product MILSSIVFLPLLFALIVAVWPKANTIRHLALGLSVVEFILSLALFKQFDPNSSGLQMVEKFMWIERFGIQYFMGIDGISLWLVLLTTFLTPIIILASWTSITERIKGFHVCMFLLQTAMLGTFLAFDAVFFYLFWELSLIPMYFMVGIWGGTRRIYATVKFFIYTFAGSVMMLVAIIYMMYLTQEATGTMSASLLDFYKLQIPFIGGTFFSLQTLLFFAFALAFAIKVPAFPVHTWLPDAHVEAPTPGSVILAGVMLKMGTYGFMRWVIPLFPEAAEYWAWLFMLIGTVGIIYGALVAMVQPDVKKLVAYSSVSHMGYILLGLFAFNAYGMAGGLYQMLNHGISTGALFLLIGMIYERTHSREISKYGGLAGVLPIFTIFFFIITLSSIAVPLTNGFVGEFFILLGTFQANPVFAYFAVSGVVLGAVYMLWMFKRVFFGQKGELVADEHHPLHDLNCREIVVLVPLVIMVFWMGLFPNHFLNYSKASIDHLVNNRTNYNLTIVNPGDQKIQHAQGEQ from the coding sequence ATGATCCTTAGTAGCATTGTTTTTCTACCTCTTTTGTTTGCGCTGATCGTAGCTGTTTGGCCAAAAGCCAATACGATCCGCCACCTAGCTTTGGGCCTTTCGGTGGTTGAATTTATTTTAAGCTTAGCCCTTTTCAAACAATTCGATCCGAATAGCTCGGGATTGCAAATGGTTGAAAAGTTCATGTGGATTGAGCGCTTCGGTATTCAATACTTCATGGGTATCGACGGAATTTCTTTGTGGCTTGTTCTTCTAACCACATTCCTTACGCCGATTATCATCTTGGCAAGTTGGACTTCGATCACAGAACGTATCAAGGGCTTCCACGTTTGTATGTTCTTGCTTCAAACCGCGATGCTAGGAACTTTTTTAGCGTTTGATGCGGTCTTTTTCTATTTGTTCTGGGAGCTTTCACTTATCCCGATGTATTTCATGGTTGGTATCTGGGGTGGTACTCGTCGTATTTATGCGACAGTTAAGTTCTTCATCTATACCTTTGCCGGCTCGGTGATGATGCTTGTAGCGATCATCTATATGATGTACCTGACCCAAGAAGCCACTGGAACAATGAGTGCAAGTCTTCTTGATTTCTATAAGCTTCAGATTCCTTTTATCGGCGGGACATTCTTCAGTCTTCAAACACTTCTTTTCTTTGCTTTTGCTTTGGCCTTTGCAATCAAAGTTCCGGCTTTCCCGGTTCATACTTGGTTGCCAGATGCCCACGTTGAAGCTCCGACTCCAGGCTCTGTCATTCTAGCTGGTGTTATGTTGAAAATGGGTACTTACGGGTTCATGCGCTGGGTGATTCCATTATTCCCAGAGGCGGCTGAATATTGGGCATGGTTATTCATGCTTATCGGTACTGTCGGGATTATATATGGAGCCTTGGTCGCGATGGTGCAACCGGATGTGAAAAAACTTGTGGCGTATTCTTCAGTGTCGCACATGGGTTACATTTTGCTGGGTCTGTTTGCTTTCAATGCATACGGTATGGCGGGTGGCTTATACCAAATGCTAAACCACGGTATCTCAACGGGCGCCCTGTTCCTGTTAATCGGTATGATTTACGAAAGAACGCATTCGCGTGAAATTTCAAAATACGGTGGATTAGCGGGTGTATTGCCGATTTTCACGATTTTCTTTTTCATCATTACTCTTTCTTCAATTGCGGTTCCGTTGACGAACGGTTTTGTGGGAGAGTTCTTCATCCTGCTTGGAACTTTCCAAGCAAACCCAGTGTTTGCATACTTTGCAGTATCCGGTGTGGTTTTGGGTGCGGTTTACATGTTGTGGATGTTTAAGCGAGTGTTTTTTGGTCAAAAAGGAGAGCTGGTTGCGGATGAACATCACCCACTTCACGATTTGAACTGCCGTGAAATCGTGGTTTTAGTTCCACTAGTGATCATGGTCTTCTGGATGGGATTATTCCCGAATCATTTCCTGAATTATTCTAAAGCGAGTATTGACCACTTGGTAAATAATAGAACGAACTACAACTTGACCATTGTTAACCCTGGCGATCAGAAGATTCAGCACGCGCAAGGAGAGCAGTAA
- the nuoL gene encoding NADH-quinone oxidoreductase subunit L: MNHSLLMAILILSPFVGFLINGARYKKHSGNVAGSIATLAIAISFISAILLVVDLVAMPAESRRIAVSFFEWMAIDKFKVNAGFVVDQISAIMILVITGVGTLIHLFSIGYMHHDKGVAKYFAYLNLFIFNMLLLVLGDSLLVMFVGWEGVGLCSYLLIGFWFTDSEKAAAGMKAFVTNRVGDAAFLLGMFILFVSFGTLNFAELNALAPTVAESSWLGAVTLGTLFLFIGATGKSAQIPLYVWLPDAMAGPTPVSALIHAATMVTAGVYMIVRLNPLFIVAPNTMMVIAIIGAATAVLAATIGMTQWDIKKVLAYSTVSQLGYMFLACGVGAFGAAMFHLMTHAFFKALMFLGSGSVIHAMHEEQDIRKMGALKKYMPITHITFLLGWLAIIGVPPFAGFFSKDEILAYAFNSPFGSPILWAAGALGATLTAFYMTRLMALTFWGKSRVPQDVHPHESPALMTIPLIVLAILSVTGGWIGIPHVIGAVLGHIPNVWEHWLHPLISPIPGWQPIDHATEWTLMGVSVGLATISAIVAYQFYVKSPDTPKKFAEKIKPIYTLIYNKYFVDEAYFAFIINPLVNISRNTWYYIDVNFIDKMTYLAGDLAKGMGSMVRSSQTGNMQQYAMYIGIGVVVVLSFVIMR, encoded by the coding sequence ATGAATCACTCTCTTTTAATGGCTATTCTTATCCTAAGCCCCTTCGTTGGTTTTTTAATCAACGGAGCTCGTTATAAAAAACACTCTGGAAACGTTGCGGGAAGTATCGCGACGTTAGCCATCGCGATTTCTTTTATCAGCGCCATCCTTTTGGTTGTTGATTTGGTAGCGATGCCGGCCGAGTCTCGCCGTATCGCGGTTTCATTTTTTGAATGGATGGCGATTGATAAGTTCAAGGTGAACGCGGGCTTCGTAGTCGATCAAATCAGCGCCATTATGATCCTGGTCATCACGGGTGTTGGAACTTTGATTCACTTATTCTCTATCGGGTATATGCACCACGATAAGGGTGTGGCGAAATACTTTGCTTACTTAAACCTCTTTATCTTTAACATGTTGTTGCTAGTTCTGGGTGACAGTTTGTTAGTGATGTTTGTGGGTTGGGAAGGTGTGGGTCTTTGCTCTTACTTGCTAATCGGTTTCTGGTTCACAGATTCAGAAAAAGCCGCCGCAGGTATGAAGGCCTTTGTCACGAATCGTGTGGGTGATGCCGCTTTCTTGCTGGGTATGTTCATCCTGTTTGTAAGCTTTGGTACTTTAAACTTTGCGGAGTTAAATGCATTAGCTCCCACGGTGGCTGAATCGTCTTGGTTGGGCGCGGTGACTTTAGGAACATTGTTCCTATTTATCGGTGCGACAGGTAAATCAGCACAGATTCCGTTGTATGTTTGGCTTCCAGACGCGATGGCGGGTCCGACACCAGTTTCTGCCCTGATCCATGCCGCGACGATGGTTACTGCTGGCGTGTATATGATTGTGCGCTTGAATCCGTTATTTATTGTGGCTCCAAATACGATGATGGTTATTGCAATCATCGGTGCTGCAACGGCCGTTTTAGCAGCGACAATTGGTATGACCCAGTGGGATATCAAAAAAGTTTTGGCTTACTCAACCGTATCGCAACTTGGCTATATGTTCTTAGCTTGCGGTGTTGGGGCGTTTGGCGCGGCGATGTTCCACTTGATGACCCATGCGTTTTTCAAAGCCTTGATGTTCTTAGGTTCGGGTTCGGTGATCCATGCAATGCACGAAGAACAAGATATCCGCAAGATGGGCGCATTGAAAAAATACATGCCGATCACGCACATCACGTTCTTATTGGGCTGGCTGGCGATCATCGGGGTTCCGCCTTTTGCCGGGTTTTTCTCTAAGGATGAAATTTTGGCTTACGCATTTAATTCGCCCTTCGGTTCGCCCATTCTTTGGGCGGCGGGTGCTTTGGGTGCGACGTTGACCGCGTTTTACATGACTCGTTTGATGGCGCTGACTTTCTGGGGCAAAAGCCGTGTACCACAGGATGTTCATCCACATGAATCTCCGGCATTGATGACCATTCCTTTGATTGTGCTAGCGATCTTGTCTGTTACCGGCGGTTGGATTGGTATTCCGCATGTCATTGGCGCAGTTTTGGGCCATATTCCGAATGTGTGGGAACACTGGTTGCACCCATTGATCTCGCCAATCCCAGGTTGGCAGCCCATTGATCACGCGACAGAGTGGACTTTGATGGGTGTATCTGTTGGTTTGGCGACAATTTCGGCGATCGTGGCGTACCAGTTCTATGTGAAATCTCCGGATACTCCGAAGAAATTTGCGGAAAAAATCAAGCCTATCTACACCCTTATTTACAACAAGTACTTTGTCGATGAGGCGTACTTTGCTTTCATCATTAATCCGCTTGTGAACATCAGCCGCAACACTTGGTATTACATCGACGTGAATTTCATCGATAAAATGACATATTTGGCTGGTGATTTAGCAAAAGGAATGGGCTCAATGGTTCGTTCTTCTCAAACCGGAAATATGCAGCAATACGCGATGTACATCGGTATCGGTGTCGTAGTTGTCCTTTCATTTGTGATCATGAGGTAA
- the nuoK gene encoding NADH-quinone oxidoreductase subunit NuoK, producing the protein MNTDFITNIGLTHYLVLSAMLFVMGMAGVLLRRNVVVLLMSIELMLNSVNLTFVAFSKFLGLLDGHIMVFFVMTIAAAEAAVGLALTVSIFKRFNEVNIRFFEHLKG; encoded by the coding sequence ATGAACACTGATTTTATTACCAACATCGGATTGACCCACTACTTGGTTCTGTCAGCGATGCTTTTTGTTATGGGAATGGCGGGCGTTTTGCTTCGTAGAAACGTCGTCGTTCTTTTGATGTCGATCGAGCTGATGTTGAACTCAGTGAATTTGACATTCGTGGCGTTCAGTAAGTTCTTGGGTCTGTTAGACGGACACATCATGGTCTTTTTCGTCATGACGATTGCGGCGGCGGAAGCAGCGGTAGGGCTGGCTTTGACGGTTTCGATCTTCAAACGCTTTAACGAAGTTAACATTCGTTTCTTTGAGCATTTGAAGGGATAG
- a CDS encoding NADH-quinone oxidoreductase subunit J, whose amino-acid sequence MTADAFLFWFLAFVVLASGLSVILMNNPIYSALCLAMTMVGISALFVTLNAFFIAGVQLIVYAGAVMVLFVMVLMLFDLKAEVQAFTRGRVTGALKIASVGLLAGLIVAAITVSMSLIPEKTTDNPVMVGNGMETTKALGNILFSKYIFGFEALGVLLLVIAVGAVALARSKGGTHEH is encoded by the coding sequence GTGACTGCAGATGCTTTTTTATTTTGGTTCTTAGCTTTTGTCGTTTTAGCAAGCGGCCTTAGCGTGATCTTGATGAACAATCCGATTTATTCTGCTCTTTGCTTGGCCATGACCATGGTGGGAATTTCGGCGTTGTTTGTAACCTTAAACGCATTTTTTATCGCCGGGGTTCAGTTGATCGTTTATGCCGGCGCGGTGATGGTTCTTTTTGTCATGGTGTTGATGCTTTTCGACTTAAAAGCCGAAGTGCAGGCGTTTACCCGCGGACGCGTGACGGGCGCACTTAAAATTGCGTCAGTGGGTTTGTTGGCGGGCCTTATCGTAGCCGCCATCACGGTATCAATGAGCCTGATTCCAGAAAAAACCACCGACAATCCAGTGATGGTTGGTAACGGTATGGAAACGACCAAGGCATTGGGTAATATTCTTTTCTCTAAATATATTTTCGGCTTTGAAGCATTGGGCGTTTTATTGCTTGTGATCGCAGTTGGTGCGGTGGCTTTGGCGCGCAGTAAAGGTGGAACTCATGAACACTGA